Proteins encoded together in one Roseibacterium elongatum DSM 19469 window:
- a CDS encoding DUF2125 domain-containing protein: MRRLIFGLVVLTALASGWWAFYAWSTERVVSQWMAAREAEGWLARYADLSVEGFPTRFDTRLRDLELADPDTGWVWRVPELFLGQRALRPDHLRAIWPREQVLSSSRESVTIRSEVMRSELDVQPAAQFALDASVTEMQGVEVASTEGWSMYLSDGRLTGQRVEGTDDTYDVAFVAEGLEPPGPMAALLDPAGVLPQRIGTVTYRARMAFDRPWDLRAIEERRPQISQIALEDMSAQWGDMLFRATGAVDVDAAGQPEGDIAVRAENWQSMVELAVNAGAIPQQLQGSIEAVLGMVAGLSGRPENIDATLSFRDGRVFLGPLPLGPAPRLILQ; encoded by the coding sequence ATGCGGCGGCTGATTTTCGGTCTGGTGGTGCTGACGGCGCTGGCAAGCGGCTGGTGGGCCTTTTACGCCTGGAGCACGGAACGGGTGGTGTCGCAATGGATGGCCGCCCGCGAGGCCGAAGGCTGGCTCGCGCGCTATGCGGACCTGTCGGTCGAGGGGTTCCCCACCCGCTTCGACACCAGGCTGCGCGACCTGGAACTGGCCGATCCCGACACCGGTTGGGTCTGGCGGGTGCCCGAACTGTTCCTTGGCCAGCGCGCCTTGCGCCCCGATCATCTGCGGGCGATTTGGCCACGGGAACAGGTGCTGTCGTCCTCACGCGAAAGCGTCACCATCCGGTCCGAGGTCATGCGCTCGGAGTTGGATGTCCAGCCCGCGGCGCAGTTCGCGCTGGATGCCTCGGTCACCGAGATGCAGGGGGTCGAGGTCGCCTCGACGGAGGGGTGGTCGATGTATCTGTCCGACGGGCGATTGACCGGCCAGCGGGTCGAGGGCACGGACGATACCTATGACGTCGCCTTCGTCGCCGAGGGGCTGGAGCCGCCAGGCCCCATGGCGGCGCTGCTGGATCCCGCCGGCGTCTTGCCGCAGCGGATCGGGACGGTGACCTACCGCGCGCGGATGGCCTTTGACCGCCCGTGGGATCTGCGCGCCATCGAAGAGCGGCGGCCCCAGATCAGCCAGATCGCGCTCGAGGACATGTCGGCCCAATGGGGCGACATGCTGTTTCGCGCCACCGGCGCCGTTGATGTCGATGCGGCGGGCCAGCCCGAGGGCGACATCGCCGTCCGGGCCGAAAACTGGCAAAGCATGGTCGAGCTGGCGGTCAATGCCGGGGCCATCCCGCAGCAATTGCAGGGCAGCATCGAGGCCGTTCTGGGCATGGTCGCGGGCCTGTCCGGGCGGCCCGAAAACATCGACGCGACGCTGTCGTTCCGGGACGGGCGGGTGTTCCTCGGGCCGCTGCCACTGGGACCTGCACCGCGGCTGATCTTGCAATAG
- the fsa gene encoding fructose-6-phosphate aldolase, producing MKFFVDTADIDAIRDLSELGIVDGVTTNPSLIMKSGRDIKEVTKEICDLIDGPVSAETVALDAEGMVAEGRELAKIADNIAIKVPLTWEGLKACKTLSGEGRMVNVTLCFSANQALLAAKAGATFISPFIGRLDDLNLDGMDLIAEIRQIYDNYGFETEILAASIRNVNHMKEAALIGADVATAPPGVIHAMASHVMTDKGLDAFMKDWAKTGQKIL from the coding sequence ATGAAATTCTTTGTGGATACCGCCGATATCGACGCCATCCGCGACCTGTCGGAACTGGGGATCGTGGACGGGGTGACGACGAACCCCTCGCTGATCATGAAATCCGGCCGCGACATCAAAGAGGTGACCAAGGAGATCTGCGACCTGATCGATGGTCCCGTCAGTGCCGAAACCGTGGCACTGGACGCCGAGGGCATGGTGGCCGAGGGCCGCGAACTGGCCAAGATCGCCGACAACATCGCCATCAAGGTGCCGCTGACCTGGGAAGGGCTGAAGGCCTGCAAGACGCTGTCGGGCGAGGGCCGCATGGTCAACGTGACGCTGTGCTTCTCGGCCAACCAGGCGTTGCTGGCCGCCAAGGCGGGCGCGACGTTCATCTCGCCCTTCATCGGGCGGCTCGATGACCTGAACCTCGACGGAATGGACCTGATCGCCGAGATCCGTCAGATCTACGACAATTACGGGTTCGAGACCGAGATCCTCGCCGCCTCGATCCGCAATGTGAACCACATGAAAGAGGCTGCCCTGATCGGGGCCGACGTGGCGACCGCACCGCCGGGCGTCATCCACGCGATGGCCAGCCATGTGATGACCGACAAGGGCCTCGATGCCTTCATGAAGGACTGGGCGAAGACGGGTCAGAAAATCCTCTGA
- a CDS encoding primosomal protein N': MSREYFEEGARVGILTPEPLDRVLDYRAPEGGCWLGAFVEVPLGPRKVLGVVWGEGAGDFDAAKLRAVNRVLDAAPMRAELRDFLEKAGAYTLTPLSQMLRLATRVPGLSDPPSMRKIYRLGQGEPDRMTEARRRVIDTLVEYGGLGFTLSELSSLAGVSSSVIKGLAKQGVVEEADTPRDAPYLPLDPDLPGKELTEDQARAAASLCTAMASRRYGTTLLKGVTGSGKTEVYLEAVAECLRQGRQALVLLPEIALTSEFLTRVEARFGAKPAEWHSGVTMTERRRAWKMVGQGAAQLVVGARSALFLPYRDLGLIVVDEEHDSSYKQEEGALYNARDMAVLRASLNDAQVVLASATPSLESWANAEAGKYARLDLTSRFGEAVLPEMAAIDMRMQDLPAQSWLSPTLVSEVAKRIQNGEQALLFLNRRGYAPVTLCRACGAQVGCDHCDARMVEHRFQKRLVCHQCGETKPLPTACPSCGVEGKMAAVGPGVERVAEEAARAFPDAKLAILSSDLFGSARALKAQIEDIAQGDTDIIIGTQLVAKGHNFPRLTLVGVVDADLGLQGGDLRAAERTFQLMRQVAGRAGRAEKRGVALLQTFQPEHPVIRAILSGDEEGFWRAEAAEREQAGMPPYGRLAGIIISAPEAAAAFDLGSHLARHDDALRAVGAVVYGPAPAPIARVRGRHRVRLLVKAPKGVALQGAIRWWTGGVKLPANLRLSVDIDPQSFY; this comes from the coding sequence ATGAGCCGGGAGTATTTCGAGGAAGGCGCGCGCGTCGGCATCCTGACGCCCGAGCCGCTGGACCGCGTTCTGGATTACCGCGCACCCGAGGGGGGCTGCTGGCTGGGGGCCTTCGTCGAGGTGCCGCTTGGGCCGCGCAAGGTGCTGGGCGTGGTCTGGGGCGAGGGGGCGGGCGATTTCGACGCGGCCAAGCTGCGCGCGGTCAACCGCGTGCTCGATGCAGCACCCATGCGCGCCGAGTTGCGGGATTTCCTGGAAAAGGCCGGGGCCTACACGCTGACGCCCTTGTCGCAAATGCTGCGGCTGGCGACGCGGGTGCCGGGCCTGAGCGATCCGCCCTCGATGCGCAAGATCTACCGGCTGGGGCAGGGCGAGCCTGACCGCATGACCGAGGCGCGGCGCCGCGTGATCGACACGCTGGTCGAGTATGGCGGTTTGGGGTTCACCTTGTCGGAACTGTCCAGCCTTGCGGGCGTGTCGAGCTCGGTCATCAAGGGGCTGGCGAAACAGGGCGTGGTCGAGGAGGCCGATACGCCGCGCGATGCACCCTACCTGCCGCTGGACCCCGACTTGCCCGGAAAGGAGCTGACCGAGGATCAGGCCCGCGCGGCGGCGTCGCTGTGCACGGCCATGGCATCGCGCCGATACGGCACGACCTTGCTGAAAGGCGTCACCGGCTCGGGCAAGACCGAGGTCTATCTCGAGGCCGTGGCCGAATGCCTGCGGCAGGGCCGTCAGGCGCTGGTTCTGCTGCCCGAGATCGCGCTGACCAGCGAGTTTCTGACGCGGGTCGAGGCGCGGTTCGGCGCGAAACCGGCCGAATGGCATTCGGGCGTGACCATGACCGAACGCCGCCGCGCGTGGAAAATGGTGGGGCAGGGGGCCGCGCAACTGGTTGTGGGCGCACGATCCGCGCTGTTCCTGCCCTATCGCGACCTTGGCCTGATCGTCGTGGATGAGGAACACGACAGTTCCTACAAGCAGGAGGAAGGCGCGCTGTACAATGCCCGCGACATGGCCGTGCTGCGCGCCAGCCTGAACGACGCGCAGGTCGTGCTGGCCTCGGCCACGCCGTCGCTGGAAAGTTGGGCCAATGCCGAGGCGGGAAAATACGCGCGGCTCGACCTGACATCGCGGTTCGGAGAAGCGGTCTTGCCCGAGATGGCCGCCATCGACATGCGCATGCAGGATCTGCCGGCGCAAAGCTGGCTGTCTCCGACGCTCGTGTCCGAGGTTGCCAAGCGCATCCAGAACGGTGAACAGGCGCTGTTGTTCCTTAACCGGCGCGGCTATGCCCCGGTGACGCTGTGCCGGGCCTGCGGGGCGCAGGTGGGGTGTGACCATTGCGACGCGCGCATGGTCGAACACCGGTTCCAGAAACGCCTCGTCTGTCACCAATGCGGCGAGACGAAACCCCTGCCGACGGCCTGCCCCTCCTGCGGGGTCGAAGGGAAAATGGCCGCTGTCGGCCCCGGCGTCGAACGTGTGGCCGAAGAGGCCGCGCGCGCCTTTCCCGATGCGAAACTGGCGATCCTGTCCTCTGACCTGTTCGGCTCGGCCCGCGCGCTGAAGGCCCAGATCGAGGACATCGCACAGGGTGACACCGATATCATCATCGGCACGCAACTTGTGGCCAAGGGGCACAATTTCCCGCGCCTGACGCTGGTGGGCGTGGTCGATGCCGATCTGGGCCTTCAGGGTGGCGATCTGCGCGCGGCCGAGCGGACCTTTCAACTGATGCGACAGGTTGCGGGCCGCGCCGGGCGGGCCGAGAAACGCGGCGTGGCCCTGCTGCAGACCTTCCAGCCCGAGCATCCGGTAATCCGCGCCATCCTGTCGGGCGACGAGGAAGGGTTCTGGCGCGCCGAGGCGGCCGAGCGGGAACAGGCCGGCATGCCGCCCTATGGCCGGCTTGCCGGTATCATCATCAGCGCCCCCGAGGCGGCGGCCGCCTTTGATCTGGGCAGCCATCTGGCGCGCCATGACGACGCGCTGCGCGCCGTGGGCGCGGTGGTCTATGGCCCCGCACCGGCCCCGATTGCCCGTGTGCGCGGCCGGCATCGCGTGCGCCTGTTGGTCAAGGCGCCCAAGGGCGTCGCGCTGCAGGGGGCGATCCGGTGGTGGACCGGTGGGGTGAAACTGCCCGCCAATCTGCGTCTTTCTGTCGATATCGACCCGCAAAGCTTCTATTGA
- a CDS encoding gamma-glutamylcyclotransferase, whose translation MQVQNDMWVFGYGSLLWNPGFPVAEARVARLNGWHRSFCMSSIHHRGTVERPGLVLALDAAEGAHCDGVAFRVERRYATQTLAYLRERELASSAYIETRQNVRLHDSGTDVPDVLTYVIDAAHDQYRGTLSLEQQAQIIAHATGGRGPNDEYLFNTAAHLRELGLADADLDWLETRVAQLKSP comes from the coding sequence ATGCAGGTGCAGAATGACATGTGGGTCTTCGGCTACGGGTCGCTTCTGTGGAACCCCGGTTTTCCGGTGGCCGAGGCCCGTGTCGCGCGCCTGAATGGCTGGCACCGGTCGTTTTGCATGTCGTCGATCCACCATCGCGGCACCGTCGAACGGCCGGGCCTTGTGCTGGCGCTCGATGCCGCCGAGGGGGCGCATTGCGACGGCGTCGCATTTCGGGTCGAACGGCGCTATGCCACGCAAACCCTTGCCTATCTGCGCGAGCGGGAACTGGCGTCCTCGGCCTATATCGAAACGCGCCAGAATGTGCGCCTGCACGACAGCGGCACCGATGTGCCGGACGTTCTGACCTATGTGATCGACGCCGCCCACGATCAGTATCGCGGCACGCTCAGCCTCGAGCAGCAGGCGCAGATCATTGCGCATGCCACGGGCGGGCGCGGGCCGAACGACGAATACCTGTTCAACACGGCCGCCCATCTGCGCGAACTGGGCCTGGCCGATGCCGATCTGGATTGGCTGGAAACACGGGTGGCGCAACTGAAATCGCCCTGA
- a CDS encoding M23 family metallopeptidase, with protein MIPRLICMTAALLWAAVLPSPLRGDAPALLFPVDCTLGDTCFLQQFMDRDPGPGWRDFTCGPASYDGHTGTDIRVADLATMRQGWAVRAAAPGTVRAIRDGVPDGGTAAAPQGQGCGNGVVIDHAEGWQTQYCHLAQGSVTVTPGQAVAAGAVLGEIGYSGITEFPHLEFLVRHNGVLVDPFDPSDLSRCGMGVDPLWAEPIASTASGVLSVGFSDAVPEFSDIRAGTANATSLDRTGPALVLWGFVFGGQAGDILRLEIRDPEGAAYHRQEVVLERTQAELFRASGRRISDSLPAGEYTGTVTLIRDDIEIDTRTTHIPVR; from the coding sequence ATGATCCCGCGCCTGATCTGCATGACGGCGGCCCTGCTTTGGGCCGCCGTTTTGCCGTCGCCCTTGCGCGGAGATGCGCCTGCGCTGCTGTTCCCGGTGGACTGCACATTGGGCGACACCTGTTTCCTGCAGCAATTCATGGATCGCGACCCGGGACCGGGCTGGCGCGATTTCACCTGCGGCCCGGCCAGCTATGACGGGCATACCGGCACCGACATCCGCGTGGCGGATCTGGCAACCATGCGCCAGGGCTGGGCCGTGCGCGCCGCGGCCCCCGGCACGGTACGGGCCATCCGCGACGGCGTCCCGGATGGCGGCACCGCCGCTGCGCCGCAAGGGCAAGGATGCGGCAACGGGGTGGTGATCGACCATGCCGAGGGATGGCAGACTCAGTATTGCCACCTCGCGCAGGGATCGGTCACCGTCACGCCGGGCCAGGCGGTCGCCGCGGGGGCCGTGTTGGGCGAGATCGGGTATTCCGGCATCACCGAGTTTCCGCATCTGGAATTCCTCGTGCGGCACAACGGCGTGCTGGTCGACCCGTTCGACCCGAGCGACCTGTCGCGTTGCGGCATGGGCGTCGACCCGCTCTGGGCCGAGCCGATCGCCAGCACGGCAAGCGGCGTTCTAAGCGTCGGCTTCTCCGATGCGGTTCCGGAATTTTCGGACATCCGCGCCGGAACGGCGAACGCAACCTCCCTCGACCGAACGGGACCGGCCCTTGTGCTCTGGGGGTTTGTTTTTGGCGGGCAGGCCGGAGACATCCTGCGCCTGGAAATCCGCGACCCGGAAGGGGCCGCGTATCACCGTCAGGAGGTCGTGCTCGAGCGCACACAGGCCGAGCTGTTTCGCGCCTCGGGTCGCCGCATATCCGACAGCCTGCCGGCGGGGGAGTATACCGGCACGGTCACCTTGATCCGCGACGACATCGAGATCGACACGCGGACAACGCACATCCCCGTGCGATAA
- a CDS encoding peptidoglycan -binding protein has product MAFHRRSGGRFSGAIWPGFVDAITALLMVMIFLLTIFMVVQYVLREEITNQDDELTALNAQLNQLSEALGLETGRADRLESRVATLSGNLSAARDEVAAQAALITALTAETEAQAARLVDFEEQVAGLLAENRDLATARDTAEADAADAMSRAEALQLALAQARSEIDAAAEQARLAAARREALQALIDDLEAEAATRETSLAQALAALEDSEAVRERAAALEEDLDTAQAAQEAQRARLAALEAQLDEAEAALSAEETARLAELAAAEALRQRLAEAETALTEEEAARLAEAAAAEALRERLQNADAELTAMTLALEEQRRRAEETLTLLAAAEAAREDLAARLAAALAQADSQGDLAQTLEAQLAQAEAELARLEEQGAEQSRSLSDLETQLALALSRLESAEASAAARLVELEARIAEAEAQIAARDAETAAAEDRAETLSQTLAERDATLSQLEAQLADALAARLAAEAAQGTALDEADRREALLAQANRELEAAEAASAESARQVTLLNEQVAALRQQLGALETLLDDSESRDAEAQVQIEALGARLNTALAQLAAEESARAELEAAEAARLLAEAEELERYRSEFFGRLRDLLEGREGVRIVGDRFVFSSEVLFEVGSADLSPEGLAQIDNVATLLLDIADDIPQAIDWIVRVDGHTDDQQLRPNADFANNWELSQARALSVVRYLTEDLDFPPNRLAATGFGEYSPIASNETDAGQAQNRRIELKLTER; this is encoded by the coding sequence ATGGCCTTTCACCGCCGTTCGGGGGGCCGTTTTTCCGGGGCGATCTGGCCGGGTTTCGTGGACGCGATCACCGCGCTGCTGATGGTCATGATCTTCCTGCTCACCATTTTCATGGTGGTGCAATACGTGCTGCGCGAAGAGATCACCAACCAGGATGACGAACTGACCGCGCTGAACGCACAGCTCAATCAACTCTCCGAAGCGTTGGGTCTGGAAACGGGCCGGGCCGACAGACTGGAAAGCCGTGTGGCCACCTTGTCGGGCAATCTGTCCGCTGCGCGCGACGAGGTCGCCGCGCAGGCCGCACTGATCACCGCGCTGACCGCCGAGACCGAGGCACAGGCGGCGCGTCTGGTCGATTTCGAAGAGCAGGTCGCGGGACTGCTGGCCGAGAACCGCGATCTGGCCACCGCCCGCGACACCGCCGAGGCCGACGCCGCCGACGCCATGAGCAGGGCCGAGGCGCTGCAACTGGCGCTGGCGCAAGCGCGGTCGGAAATCGACGCGGCCGCCGAGCAAGCACGCCTTGCCGCGGCCCGGCGCGAGGCGCTGCAAGCGCTGATCGACGACCTTGAGGCCGAGGCGGCGACGCGGGAAACCTCGCTGGCGCAGGCTTTGGCCGCGCTCGAGGACAGCGAGGCGGTGCGCGAACGCGCCGCCGCACTGGAAGAAGACCTCGACACCGCGCAAGCTGCGCAAGAGGCGCAACGCGCGCGTCTGGCGGCGCTCGAGGCGCAGCTTGACGAGGCCGAGGCCGCGTTGAGCGCCGAAGAGACCGCCCGTCTGGCCGAATTGGCCGCAGCCGAGGCCTTGCGCCAACGGCTGGCCGAGGCCGAAACCGCGCTGACCGAGGAAGAGGCCGCGCGTCTGGCCGAGGCGGCCGCGGCCGAGGCGTTGCGAGAGCGTTTGCAGAATGCGGACGCCGAACTGACGGCGATGACGCTGGCGCTGGAGGAACAGCGCCGCCGGGCCGAGGAAACCCTGACGCTGCTGGCCGCGGCCGAGGCCGCCCGCGAGGATCTGGCCGCCCGGCTTGCCGCGGCGTTGGCGCAGGCCGACAGCCAGGGCGATCTCGCTCAGACGCTCGAGGCGCAGCTGGCCCAGGCCGAGGCAGAGTTGGCGCGGCTTGAAGAGCAGGGGGCCGAGCAATCCCGCAGCCTCAGCGATCTGGAAACGCAATTGGCATTGGCGCTGTCACGACTGGAGTCCGCCGAAGCCTCGGCTGCCGCGCGCCTTGTCGAACTCGAAGCCCGCATTGCCGAGGCCGAGGCCCAGATCGCCGCGCGCGATGCCGAAACCGCCGCCGCCGAGGACCGCGCCGAGACGCTGTCGCAAACCCTGGCCGAGCGCGACGCGACCCTGTCGCAACTCGAGGCGCAACTGGCCGACGCGCTGGCCGCGCGCTTGGCCGCCGAGGCCGCGCAAGGCACGGCCTTGGATGAGGCCGACCGGCGCGAGGCCCTTCTGGCGCAGGCCAATCGCGAACTCGAAGCCGCCGAGGCAGCCTCGGCCGAAAGTGCGCGGCAGGTGACATTGCTGAACGAACAGGTCGCGGCATTGCGCCAGCAACTTGGCGCGCTCGAAACCTTGCTGGACGATTCCGAGTCCCGGGATGCCGAGGCTCAGGTGCAGATCGAGGCGCTTGGCGCGCGCCTGAACACCGCCCTGGCGCAACTGGCCGCCGAAGAAAGCGCCCGCGCGGAACTCGAGGCCGCCGAGGCCGCGCGTCTGTTGGCCGAGGCGGAAGAGCTTGAGCGATATCGGTCCGAGTTCTTCGGCCGTCTCCGCGATCTGCTGGAGGGGCGCGAAGGCGTGCGCATCGTCGGCGACCGGTTCGTGTTCTCCTCGGAGGTGCTGTTCGAGGTCGGCTCGGCCGATCTGTCGCCCGAGGGTTTGGCCCAGATCGACAATGTCGCCACGCTGCTTCTCGATATCGCCGATGACATCCCGCAGGCCATCGACTGGATCGTGCGCGTCGATGGCCATACCGATGATCAGCAGCTTCGCCCGAATGCGGATTTCGCGAACAACTGGGAACTCAGCCAGGCGCGCGCTCTGTCCGTGGTGCGCTACCTGACCGAGGATCTCGATTTTCCGCCTAACCGTCTGGCCGCGACGGGGTTTGGCGAATATTCCCCCATCGCGTCGAACGAGACGGATGCAGGGCAGGCGCAGAACCGCCGGATCGAGTTGAAACTGACCGAACGCTGA
- the hisC gene encoding histidinol-phosphate transaminase, translated as MATQIRPQPGILDIALYQGGQSQIEGQAEPLKLSSNENPFGPSPAAVAAMQGALTQAHRYPSTDHAALRAAIAEVYDLDADRIICGVGSDEIIHFLCQAYAGPGDEVLYTTHGFGMYRISALAAGATPVVAPERERMVDVDALLAMATDKTRLVFIANPANPTATLIPMADLARLAEGLPKVCLLILDGAYAEFTEGYDGGKSLVETRENVVMTRTFSKAYGLGGLRVGYGYAPKEIVDVLNRVRGPFNLSGIALAGAEAAVRDTDWVAECIRVNAEERARLTGGLRQLGIGCDDSHANFVLARFADEAEAVAVDAYLKAQGIIVRHPRSYGMPQCLRITVGRPEDNSRVLDALRSFKGAA; from the coding sequence ATGGCCACGCAGATCCGCCCGCAGCCCGGCATCCTCGACATCGCGCTCTATCAGGGCGGTCAATCGCAGATCGAGGGCCAGGCCGAGCCACTGAAGCTCAGCTCGAACGAAAACCCGTTCGGCCCCTCGCCCGCCGCCGTCGCGGCCATGCAAGGCGCGCTCACGCAGGCGCATCGCTACCCCTCGACCGATCACGCCGCGCTGCGCGCCGCCATCGCCGAGGTGTATGACCTCGATGCCGACCGCATCATCTGCGGTGTCGGCTCGGACGAGATCATCCATTTCCTCTGCCAGGCCTATGCCGGGCCGGGGGACGAGGTGCTGTATACCACCCATGGCTTCGGCATGTACCGCATCAGCGCGCTGGCCGCCGGGGCCACGCCGGTCGTGGCGCCCGAACGCGAGCGGATGGTCGATGTCGACGCGCTGCTGGCCATGGCCACCGACAAGACGCGGCTGGTCTTCATCGCCAACCCCGCAAACCCGACCGCGACCCTGATCCCGATGGCGGATCTGGCCCGCCTCGCCGAGGGCTTGCCCAAGGTCTGTCTGCTGATCCTGGACGGGGCCTATGCCGAGTTCACCGAGGGCTATGACGGCGGCAAATCGCTGGTCGAGACGCGTGAGAACGTCGTGATGACGCGCACCTTCTCCAAGGCCTATGGCCTGGGCGGGCTGCGCGTGGGCTATGGCTATGCCCCGAAAGAGATCGTCGATGTGCTCAACCGCGTCCGCGGGCCCTTCAACCTGTCGGGCATTGCGCTGGCGGGGGCCGAGGCGGCAGTGCGCGACACCGATTGGGTGGCCGAGTGTATTCGCGTCAACGCCGAGGAACGCGCGCGCCTGACCGGGGGCTTGCGCCAACTGGGGATCGGCTGTGACGACAGCCATGCCAATTTCGTCCTGGCCCGCTTCGCCGACGAGGCCGAGGCCGTCGCCGTCGATGCGTATCTGAAAGCACAAGGCATCATCGTGCGTCACCCGCGCAGCTACGGCATGCCGCAATGCCTGCGCATCACCGTGGGCCGCCCCGAGGACAACAGCCGTGTCCTCGATGCGCTGCGCAGCTTCAAGGGGGCGGCATGA
- a CDS encoding extensin-like domain-containing protein → MRRAAAILAAGLIVAAAGAAADAPDRSPRPVMRAIPETPAPVDVTRVTLRATAQAPRRSLRPQARPGAAAVPDPPPVATMPAVAAVLAATPDRPREGAGRNATALAVVQSLRPSLRPQGLEGRVRASATRQTPARVAQPGQRGQLCGVRGLEGDRLEAITGRISGCGIAEPVRLRAIDGIPLTQPATINCTTARAFQEWVRGSVVPTVGRSGGGVSNIRVVASYACRTRNSQAGARLSEHARGNAVDIAGIGLANGTELTVLGGWRDRRAGPLLQEMHRAACGTFGTVLGPNSDRFHQDHFHFDVASYRGGPYCR, encoded by the coding sequence GTGAGGCGGGCGGCAGCGATCCTGGCGGCTGGCCTGATCGTTGCCGCCGCGGGCGCCGCTGCCGATGCCCCCGACAGGTCGCCACGACCGGTGATGCGGGCGATTCCCGAAACACCCGCCCCGGTTGATGTCACGCGGGTCACGCTGCGCGCCACGGCGCAGGCCCCGCGCCGATCGCTCAGGCCACAGGCGCGGCCCGGCGCAGCGGCGGTGCCCGATCCGCCGCCCGTCGCGACCATGCCAGCCGTGGCGGCGGTGCTGGCCGCCACACCGGACCGGCCCCGCGAGGGTGCCGGGCGGAATGCGACGGCGCTGGCCGTGGTGCAATCGCTGCGACCGTCCTTGCGTCCCCAGGGGCTGGAGGGGCGCGTGCGCGCCTCGGCCACCCGTCAGACACCGGCGCGGGTCGCCCAACCCGGCCAGCGCGGCCAGCTCTGCGGGGTGCGCGGGTTGGAGGGCGACCGGCTCGAGGCGATCACGGGCCGCATCTCGGGGTGCGGCATTGCCGAGCCTGTGCGCCTGCGGGCGATCGACGGCATCCCGCTGACGCAGCCGGCCACCATAAATTGCACCACGGCGCGCGCCTTTCAGGAATGGGTGCGCGGCAGTGTGGTGCCGACGGTGGGGCGGAGCGGCGGCGGGGTGTCGAATATCCGGGTGGTTGCCTCATACGCCTGCCGCACACGAAACTCGCAGGCGGGCGCCAGGCTGAGCGAGCATGCCCGCGGCAACGCGGTGGATATCGCCGGCATCGGCCTTGCCAACGGAACGGAGTTGACGGTGCTCGGCGGTTGGCGCGATCGCCGCGCGGGCCCCTTGCTGCAAGAGATGCACCGCGCCGCCTGCGGCACCTTCGGAACGGTGCTGGGGCCCAATTCGGACCGGTTCCACCAGGACCATTTCCACTTTGACGTCGCATCCTATCGCGGCGGGCCCTATTGCCGCTAG